A single genomic interval of Daucus carota subsp. sativus chromosome 1, DH1 v3.0, whole genome shotgun sequence harbors:
- the LOC108209361 gene encoding nicotinamide/nicotinic acid mononucleotide adenylyltransferase isoform X1, with protein sequence MDSDLPLEKLSLGSKDHYTGKRTCVVLLSAGSFNPPTYMHLRLFELARDALNSEGFSVIGGYMSPVNDAYKKKGLLSAEHRIPMCNLACRSSEFIMVDPWEANQSTFQRTLSVLSRIRSSLCDNGLVPSAYLKVMLICGSDLLESFSTPKVWIPEQVRTICRDYGVVCIRREGQDIEKLIASDEILNECKSNIKIVDEIVPNRISSTIVRDCVSRGLSVKYLVPDEVIDYIKQHNLYTNST encoded by the exons ATGGACAGTGACTTGCCACTGGAAAAACTATCATTAGGGTCTAAAGATCATTATACCGG GAAAAGAACATGTGTAGTTTTACTTTCAGCTGGAAGTTTCAATCCTCCAACATATATGCATTTACGTCTTTTCG AGCTTGCGAGAGATGCACTAAATTCAGAGGGGTTCTCTGTTATTGGAGGATATATGTCGCCGGTAAATGATGCATACAAGAAAAAG GGTCTTTTATCAGCTGAACATCGGATCCCAATGTGTAATCTTGCTTGTAGAAGTTCTGAATTCATAATGGTGGACCCTTGGGAG GCAAATCAGAGTACCTTTCAGCGGACATTAAGTGTTTTATCCAGAATCAGGAGTTCATTGTGTGATAATGGATTGGTACCAAGTG CATACCTTAAAGTCATGCTTATCTGCGGCTCTGATCTACTTGAATCTTTCAGTACTCCTAAAGTATGGATTCCCGAGCAG GTCAGAACAATATGTAGAGACTATGGCGTAGTTTGCATCCGGCGAGAAGGTCAAGACATTGAGAAACTTATTGCCAGTGATGAAATTTTGAATGAATGCAAG AGTAACATCAAAATTGTCGATGAAATTGTTCCAAACCGAATTAGTTCAACAATAGTGAG GGATTGTGTTTCCAGGGGTTTGTCGGTAAAATACCTGGTGCCAGACGAAGTAATTGACTACATCAAACAACATAATCTGTACACAAACTCTACATAA
- the LOC108209361 gene encoding nicotinamide/nicotinic acid mononucleotide adenylyltransferase isoform X2, which yields MHLRLFELARDALNSEGFSVIGGYMSPVNDAYKKKGLLSAEHRIPMCNLACRSSEFIMVDPWEANQSTFQRTLSVLSRIRSSLCDNGLVPSAYLKVMLICGSDLLESFSTPKVWIPEQVRTICRDYGVVCIRREGQDIEKLIASDEILNECKSNIKIVDEIVPNRISSTIVRDCVSRGLSVKYLVPDEVIDYIKQHNLYTNST from the exons ATGCATTTACGTCTTTTCG AGCTTGCGAGAGATGCACTAAATTCAGAGGGGTTCTCTGTTATTGGAGGATATATGTCGCCGGTAAATGATGCATACAAGAAAAAG GGTCTTTTATCAGCTGAACATCGGATCCCAATGTGTAATCTTGCTTGTAGAAGTTCTGAATTCATAATGGTGGACCCTTGGGAG GCAAATCAGAGTACCTTTCAGCGGACATTAAGTGTTTTATCCAGAATCAGGAGTTCATTGTGTGATAATGGATTGGTACCAAGTG CATACCTTAAAGTCATGCTTATCTGCGGCTCTGATCTACTTGAATCTTTCAGTACTCCTAAAGTATGGATTCCCGAGCAG GTCAGAACAATATGTAGAGACTATGGCGTAGTTTGCATCCGGCGAGAAGGTCAAGACATTGAGAAACTTATTGCCAGTGATGAAATTTTGAATGAATGCAAG AGTAACATCAAAATTGTCGATGAAATTGTTCCAAACCGAATTAGTTCAACAATAGTGAG GGATTGTGTTTCCAGGGGTTTGTCGGTAAAATACCTGGTGCCAGACGAAGTAATTGACTACATCAAACAACATAATCTGTACACAAACTCTACATAA